The sequence GCGAATGTCACCGGTGACGGTGCGATAGCCATGATCATGAACCGCTTCGCTGCCGGCAAGATCGACGGCGTACGCGAGGAGTACGCTACCGAGGGTGTGTACCCCAACAAGACGGACACCATCGATCAGTCGCGTCAGTCAATGGGAGGCTCGACCGCGGGCCGTTAGATTCTTAGCAGGAATTTTCGGGCCTAAAATAATTCATATTCACTTTAACTTAAATCTATCTGGGAGTTACATGGGTGGGAAAGACTAAGTGCTGGCGTTTTCCCGAGAAAGAAAGAGAAAAACAGCACATGGCTACATGGACTAGGTCTTTGAAGGTGATCGCTGCGGTAACTGCATCCGCGATGGTCATCACCGGCTGCACCAATGAGGGTTCCTCTAACGACGCAGCAACCACTATCGAGACCCGCGAAGGTGAGGTTGATCCGGTTTACGGCGCGAAGAACGGTCTCGACCTGATTGAGCTGCAGGACGATAAGCCAGAGGTCGCCCCGGTGGAGCCGAATAATGAGCCCAACCGCATCGCGATGAACCTGCCGGAGGACCCATCGACGTCGATGTCTTTCAACTGGTACACCACCGACAAGATGGACGATTCCGTCGTGCGTGTTTCTACCAGCCAGGACATGTCTGACCCAATGGAATTCAAGGCAGAGGTTGAGCAGGTGATCTCCGAGTACGCAGAGCGCGATGAGAATGGCTACTACATCTACGCGTCAGTGACCACCGATGAGGAAGGCGACTTCCTCGTTGACGAGAACAACGAGCCGGAAGAGGTCCTGGGCTACTTCACCGATGAGCAAATCACCCGCGAGAATACACAGTGGACCGCCGATGGTGATGAGCTTGGCTACCTCGCACTCCAGGAAGTCACTGAGCACACCAATAAGGCCACCGCAGACGGCCTGCAGCCAGACACCCAGTACTACTTCCAGCTGGGCTCTGAGTCTGAGGGCTTCTCCGATACCGGTTCTTTCCGCACCGCTGGTGCTGAAGACGGCTCCTTCTAGTTCATCCAGTACACCGATACCCAGAACGCATACTGGAACGCGAACGTAAATAACGAGGCAGCTTACGGCGCGAACACCCTCGAAAAGGCACTGGAGACCGCACCAGAGGCGGACTTTGCTTTGCACACCGGCGACTTCGTTGAGATCGCCCAGGTTGAGGACGAGTGGGTGGACAACCTGGACATGTCCCGCGAAGCCAACATTAACCTGCCGCACGCTTATACCCCGGGTAATCATGATGAGTATGTGCTGAACTATCTGCGCGATGACCTGAGCAAGGATCTGACCGCTTTCAACGAGCACACCAATGTGCCAATCACCAACGATGCAGTCTCCGGTGGCTCCTACTACTCCTTCGATTACTCCGGCGCACACTTTGTTGTTCTGAACACCAATGACAACAAAGAGTCCGAAGATAACCCAGAGGAAGGCGCTATCGGTAAGGAGCAGATGGAGTGGGCTAAGGCTGACATCCAGGCTGCCCGCGATGCTGGCGCGAACTGGATCGTGCTGGCGTACCACAAGCCTGTGTACTCCGCGTCCTACCACGCACTCCAGGACGAAGACGTGCAGGTCACCCGCGAAGAGTTTGTCAAGATCGCTGACGAGCTAGGGGTCGACGTTGTCCTTCAGGGCCACGACCACAACCTGACCCGCACCAAGTCGCTTGTGTACACCCCAGACAATTTTGCTTACGGCGAGGTTGAGGATACTGAGAAGGCTGACATCGATGGCGTTGAGTACCACGTTAACCCCGAGGGTGTTACCTACGTGATTCCGAACACTTCGGGCACCAAGACCTATGACGCGATCTACCAGAAGGGCGCAGAGCACGTTGCGAAGGTCCGTCCGAAGCTGGACTGGATGACCGATGAGGACACTGGCCTGTGGAATGGTTTGTTCGACATCGCCGAGCAGCCAGAGAGCTCCCCGAAGTTCGAGCACAAGCACGATAACTACCGCCAGTCTGAGGTACAGACCTTCGCGGTGTACACCGTGACCCCAGAGACATTCAAGATCGACTTCTACCTGGTGGAGGGTGATCTGCACGGTGGCGAGGAGCGCACGGTGACCCTGCGGGATTCCTACGGCATCGCGAAGCAGTAGTGAGAGAAGCAGTAGTAAGAGCACATGCGCGCTTAACGACGCACCGGCCTGCAGCCCAGCGCTTAACTGGAAACCGCGGCTAGATCCGCAGCACTGGAAACGGCCATGGCCGCCGCGCCGCCGCAGGCGGGTGCTTCTCAAACGGGTACCCCAGCGACACCTCGATGTGGGGTACCCCATCCACAACCGTTTCCACCGGGATATGCAGGTGCCCATGCACAACCGCACGGGCGTGGTACTTCACCGCCCAGTCGCGGGTCGTCTCGGTCCCACACCACAGCGCAATATCCGGCACCCGCAGCCGCCGTGTGGGTTCCACCACCAGCGGCCAGTGGTTGACCAGCACCGTCTCACCGCGTACCGCGTCGAGACGCCCGCGAGAGTACTCCACCCGCTCAGCACACCACTGTTGCACATCAACATAGGGTGCGATGGCGATTTCGTCGTCAAGCACAACCTCGGCACGTGCGATCGCTTGCTGCGCACTCAAGCCCAGTGGGCGGAAACTGTAGTCATACAGTGTGAACAGGGGGCACACGGTAACACCTCCGAAGACGGGGAATGGGTCTTCCGGGGTGACCACGCCGAGCGCGCGCAGCTCGCCCACAAGTGCCCGGTAGCGTGCTTTGCCGTTGATGCGGTCGGTGCGCCGGTTGAAGAGTTCGTGGTTGCCGGGCACCCAGATCACCGTGGCGAAGCGCTGCGCCAGCGGTTTCATGGCGCGGACCACGTCGGGGATTTTCTCAGCGACATCGCCGGCCACAATCAACCAGTCCTCGGGGTGTGTGGGCGCGAGCTTATCGACGACCGCCTGGTTCTGTTCGAACGTAACGTGCAGGTCACTGACCGCCCACAGAGTTTGTGGAGTGCGTGCCATGGCGTTAGTTGGCTGCTGCGGTAGCTGCTGCATCTGCGGGCGACTCCGCCTTATTGTCGCCTTTTCCGCGGGCGAGTACAACACCGAGGAAAGTGATGAAAAAACAGGCCGCCATGTAGCCTGCGGCCCAGATGATCGAGCCGTCGCCGACCTCGAGCAGCGCCGCGACAATCATCGGAGTAAGCCCGGCTACCAGGGCGCCGTTGGTTTCGCGTGCCAGTGCTGTGCCGGTAAAACGGGTGCGCACGGGAAACAGGTTAGCGAGGAACGCCCCCTGGGCACCGGAGGTACAGGCCAAGACGAAGCCGTATGACACGGCGAGTGCGGCGAATGCGACCCAAATACTGCCGGATTTGAACGCGGTGAACAGCGGGTAAGCGAACAGCAGGCCGACGATTGCGCCGACAGCCATCACACGACCCGCCCCGAAGCGGTCACCGGCCATGCCCCCTAGGGGGCTGAGCAGAATGCCGAGCAACGAGCCGAGGAGTACGGCGGTGAGTGCTTCAGTGCGCTCGAGACCACCGTAGGCGACCATGATGGTGATTGAGGCGATCGAGATGATGTAGTTGTTGGCGTTATGGCCGGTGACTGCCATGAACCCGAGGATGACTTCGCGCCACTGGTTTTTGAGTACTTCACCCAGCGGGGTGCGGGCCGCGCGTTGTGCTGCGTCGCGGCTTTCCATGGCTGCCTGGTAATCGGGCGATTCCTCAAGTTTGGTGCGGATGAAGATCGCGATGAGGAACAACACCACCGATGCCAAAAACGGTGCGCGCCAGCCCCAGCCGTAGAACTGTTCTTCCGGCAGTGAGGCCACAGCGAGAAACGCCAGGGTTGCTACTGCGGAACCCGCTGGAGGCATGGACATCACCAAGGATGTCCACAAGCCGCGCCGGGTCGGTATGGCATATTCGGCCACCAGTGTCATTGCGCCGGTGAGCTCGGCACCCGCGCCGAGGCCTTGGAGCAGGCGCAGGGCGATGAGCATGACGACGGCCCATACACCGGCGATATCTGCGGTGGGCAGCAGGCCGATCCCTACTGTAGAAATACCCATCACAATCATGGTGAACAGCATTGCGGGTTTGCGCCCATGCTTGTCACCCCAGTGCGCGATGAGCAGGCCACCGAATGGGCGGGCGATGAAGCCCACGGCGAAGGTGGCAAAAGCTGCCACGGCCTGGCCGGCATCGAGGTGGCCGAAGAATAGTGGCCCGATCACCAGCGATGCGGCGGCACCGTAGAGAGCGTAGTCATACCATTCCACGAGCGTGCCCAGCATAGAGGCGAACACCGCGCGTCCGCCGCCTTTGCGCAGGCCAAGCCGCCCTGCCCGGCCGACCTGCCCGGCAGCACCCGCGCTACCTGCGTCACCCGCTTCGCCCGCGCCGCTAGAGGTAGTCGTGCTCATGGTTGCGTACCTTCCAGTCGAAGGAAACTAAGTCAGGGTTCAGGTCTGCAACGGAGCCCACACCTATTAACTGCATGGTGCGGGTCATCTCAGCGCGCATGATGTCCAACAGGCGCACCACACCCTCGGCACCGCCTGCCATCAGCCCGTACAGGTAGGCGCGCCCAATCATGGCAGCATCGGCACCCAGTGCCACAGCAGCTATCACGTCGGCACCGCTCATGATTCCGGTATCCACGATCACGGTCGGTTCCTCACCGACAGCCTTGCGTACTGCAGGCAGCGTGTACAACGGTACTGGCGCGCGGTCTAACTGTCGGCCACCGTGGTTGGACAGGATCACGCCGTCGGCACCTGCGTCGATGGCGCGCGCGGCGTCGGTAGCTGTCTGGATGCCCTTCATCAGCAGGGTACCTTTCCACTGTTCGCGCAGCCATACGATGTCGTCGAAGTTCAGCGATGGGTCAAACATGTTGCCAATCTGTGCGATGGACTGAGTGCCCTCGCCGAAGTTGGTGAAGCCCAAGGGTTTGGTTGTGAGGAAGTTGATCCACCACTCTGGGCGGTAAGACGCATCGAGCACCGTCTTGAAAGTGAGCTGTGGCGGGAAAGTCATGCCGTTGCGGGCATCACGGTGGCGCGCACCGGCAACCGGGGTGTCTACGGTGACGATCAGCGTGTCGTAGCCGGAGCGCTTGGCCCGCTCAATCAGCCTTTCTGAGATTTCGCGGGATTCGCTGGCCATGTACAGCTGGAACCATGTGCGCCCATAAGGCCCGGCCGCCGCGACTTCCTCAATGGTGGCGGTACCGACCGTGGACAGCGTAAACGGGATGCCCGCCTTGTG comes from Corynebacterium cystitidis and encodes:
- a CDS encoding fibronectin type III domain-containing protein, producing MATWTRSLKVIAAVTASAMVITGCTNEGSSNDAATTIETREGEVDPVYGAKNGLDLIELQDDKPEVAPVEPNNEPNRIAMNLPEDPSTSMSFNWYTTDKMDDSVVRVSTSQDMSDPMEFKAEVEQVISEYAERDENGYYIYASVTTDEEGDFLVDENNEPEEVLGYFTDEQITRENTQWTADGDELGYLALQEVTEHTNKATADGLQPDTQYYFQLGSESEGFSDTGSFRTAGAEDGSF
- a CDS encoding metallophosphoesterase family protein; translation: MQYTDTQNAYWNANVNNEAAYGANTLEKALETAPEADFALHTGDFVEIAQVEDEWVDNLDMSREANINLPHAYTPGNHDEYVLNYLRDDLSKDLTAFNEHTNVPITNDAVSGGSYYSFDYSGAHFVVLNTNDNKESEDNPEEGAIGKEQMEWAKADIQAARDAGANWIVLAYHKPVYSASYHALQDEDVQVTREEFVKIADELGVDVVLQGHDHNLTRTKSLVYTPDNFAYGEVEDTEKADIDGVEYHVNPEGVTYVIPNTSGTKTYDAIYQKGAEHVAKVRPKLDWMTDEDTGLWNGLFDIAEQPESSPKFEHKHDNYRQSEVQTFAVYTVTPETFKIDFYLVEGDLHGGEERTVTLRDSYGIAKQ
- a CDS encoding metallophosphoesterase family protein, with the protein product MQQLPQQPTNAMARTPQTLWAVSDLHVTFEQNQAVVDKLAPTHPEDWLIVAGDVAEKIPDVVRAMKPLAQRFATVIWVPGNHELFNRRTDRINGKARYRALVGELRALGVVTPEDPFPVFGGVTVCPLFTLYDYSFRPLGLSAQQAIARAEVVLDDEIAIAPYVDVQQWCAERVEYSRGRLDAVRGETVLVNHWPLVVEPTRRLRVPDIALWCGTETTRDWAVKYHARAVVHGHLHIPVETVVDGVPHIEVSLGYPFEKHPPAAARRPWPFPVLRI
- a CDS encoding MFS transporter codes for the protein MLGTLVEWYDYALYGAAASLVIGPLFFGHLDAGQAVAAFATFAVGFIARPFGGLLIAHWGDKHGRKPAMLFTMIVMGISTVGIGLLPTADIAGVWAVVMLIALRLLQGLGAGAELTGAMTLVAEYAIPTRRGLWTSLVMSMPPAGSAVATLAFLAVASLPEEQFYGWGWRAPFLASVVLFLIAIFIRTKLEESPDYQAAMESRDAAQRAARTPLGEVLKNQWREVILGFMAVTGHNANNYIISIASITIMVAYGGLERTEALTAVLLGSLLGILLSPLGGMAGDRFGAGRVMAVGAIVGLLFAYPLFTAFKSGSIWVAFAALAVSYGFVLACTSGAQGAFLANLFPVRTRFTGTALARETNGALVAGLTPMIVAALLEVGDGSIIWAAGYMAACFFITFLGVVLARGKGDNKAESPADAAATAAAN
- a CDS encoding alpha-hydroxy acid oxidase; protein product: MVKRLVPLERQLPVPQLFTDFLKFKKPSLDRRQARLDAAQDVWDLRKIAQRRTPTGPFDYVEGAAEQEISLGRAREAWANISFHPQVLRDVSNVDLSTTVAGGEAALPLAIAPTGFTRMMHAEGEIAGVTAAHKAGIPFTLSTVGTATIEEVAAAGPYGRTWFQLYMASESREISERLIERAKRSGYDTLIVTVDTPVAGARHRDARNGMTFPPQLTFKTVLDASYRPEWWINFLTTKPLGFTNFGEGTQSIAQIGNMFDPSLNFDDIVWLREQWKGTLLMKGIQTATDAARAIDAGADGVILSNHGGRQLDRAPVPLYTLPAVRKAVGEEPTVIVDTGIMSGADVIAAVALGADAAMIGRAYLYGLMAGGAEGVVRLLDIMRAEMTRTMQLIGVGSVADLNPDLVSFDWKVRNHEHDYL